A single region of the Neodiprion pinetum isolate iyNeoPine1 chromosome 5, iyNeoPine1.2, whole genome shotgun sequence genome encodes:
- the LOC124220272 gene encoding endoribonuclease LACTB2, with translation MTSLTAIPTVSRISSRVIRILGCNPGPMTLQGTNTYLVGTGPRRILIDAGDKTTSTEYTKHLTEVLRSENATLEHLLLTHWHHDHIGGVSAVKALVESRVTEPNKSKNWEISKSDRLRVSKLPRAPDDFQNISDDERSLKWEAMENGQSFRTEGATLTVKWTPGHTTDHACLKVEEENAIFSGDCILGEGTAVFEDLYDYMASLSEILDISPKLIYPGHGPVIEDPVPRIKFYIAHRHQREKQILDVLYKHATETPMSEIDIVRRVYKDTPENLWIAAAENVNHHLKKLLKERKVRGDTGAWLKCV, from the exons ATGACCTCGTTGACAGCTATTCCTACCGTGTCGCGAATATCAAGCCGTGTTATTCGTATCCTCGGTTGCAATCCAGGCCCGATGACGTTGCAGGGGACAAACACGTACCTCGTTGGTACAGGACCAAG ACGGATTCTGATCGATGCGGGTGACAAAACAACGTCGACCGAGTACACAAAGCACTTGACCGAGGTGCTTAGAAGCGAAAATGCAACATTGGAACACCTTTTGTTAACCCACTGGCACCATGATCACATCGGCGGTGTGTCGGCGGTGAAAGCATTGGTGGAATCCAGAGTAACCGAACCGAACAAGTCGAAAAAttgggaaatttcaaaaagtgacCGACTCAGGGTGTCGAAGTTACCCAGGGCGCCAGATGACTTTCAAAATATCAGCGACGACGAACGTTCATTGAAATGGGAGGCCATGGAGAACGGGCAATCTTTTCGGACGGAAGGGGCAACTCTGACAGTTAAATGGACTCCAGGTCACACGACGGATCATGCATGCCTGAAAGTCGAAGAAGAGAACGCGATTTTCAGTGGCGACTGCATTCTGGGTGAGGGAACGGCCGTCTTCGAGGACCTCTACGACTATATGGCTTCACTATCAGAGATCCTCGATATTTCTCCAAAACTCATTTATCCAGGACACGGACCGGTCATTGAGGATCCTGTGCCTCGAATAAAGTTCTATATCGCTCATAGGCACCAGAGGGAAAAACAAATCCTTGATGTCCTCTACAAGCACGCCACCGAGACACCGATGTCGGAAATTGACATAGTTCGACGTGTTTACAAA GATACCCCTGAGAACCTCTGGATTGCAGCTGCTGAGAACGTTAACCATCATCTGAAGAAGCTTCTGAAGGAACGGAAGGTCCGCGGGGATACGGGAGCCTGGCTCAAATGCGTTTGA